The following are from one region of the Bacteroidota bacterium genome:
- a CDS encoding TetR/AcrR family transcriptional regulator — translation MQDSMTKIGLKDRKVARIRLALVRHLREKLNEMPFNQIRVEDLCEVAMISKVTFFKYFPEKDALLVFSNACWMMELQVLIRRKELVGIPAIAEMYASMGRVCNESPHSVRAFYGMISENLKFPMGVELSRADKLELFPNEDPDGYETRSTGNFIHRHIQYALDHHQIATNLDQFEISSLIGSIFNGTGVLGLRLFPDRPGDLFAVNIGILYKCLNYKGIQESPSKI, via the coding sequence ATGCAAGATTCAATGACAAAAATCGGTTTGAAGGACAGGAAGGTCGCGCGAATTCGTCTTGCACTCGTGCGGCACCTTCGTGAAAAGCTGAATGAAATGCCATTTAACCAAATCCGGGTAGAGGATCTTTGCGAGGTGGCCATGATTTCCAAGGTGACCTTTTTCAAGTACTTTCCGGAAAAGGATGCGCTGCTGGTTTTTTCCAATGCCTGTTGGATGATGGAACTGCAGGTTTTGATTCGAAGGAAGGAACTTGTTGGCATACCCGCAATCGCAGAAATGTATGCCTCGATGGGCCGCGTATGCAATGAATCGCCCCATTCTGTTCGCGCTTTTTACGGGATGATTTCGGAGAATCTCAAATTTCCAATGGGGGTCGAGTTGAGTCGGGCCGACAAACTTGAACTGTTCCCCAATGAGGATCCAGATGGATATGAAACACGCAGCACGGGCAATTTCATTCACCGACACATCCAATACGCCTTGGACCACCACCAAATCGCAACCAATCTGGACCAATTTGAAATCTCAAGTTTGATCGGCTCGATTTTTAATGGAACGGGCGTGCTCGGATTGCGCTTGTTCCCCGATCGCCCGGGCGACCTCTTCGCTGTGAACATCGGCATTTTATACAAATGCCTGAATTATAAAGGAATTCAAGAATCACCCTCTAAAATTTAA
- a CDS encoding RNA methyltransferase → MRKLKLDELGRKSVEEYKAAEKHPIVVVLDDIRSMINVGAVFRNCDAFLIEKLYLCGYTPAPPHREITKSALGAEEAVEWEHVPEILPLILKLKAEGYRIASIEQTDGSVFLHEFKPKEDEKWVIVMGNEVDGVNAEVVTNSDVAVEIPQFGTKHSLNISVATGIVLYALVLGNP, encoded by the coding sequence ATGCGAAAACTGAAGCTCGACGAACTGGGCCGCAAGTCGGTCGAAGAATACAAAGCAGCTGAAAAACATCCGATTGTGGTGGTATTGGACGATATACGCTCCATGATCAACGTGGGTGCGGTTTTCCGGAATTGTGATGCCTTCCTCATCGAGAAGCTTTACCTCTGCGGCTACACCCCTGCCCCGCCCCACCGGGAAATCACAAAGTCGGCGCTTGGCGCGGAAGAGGCGGTCGAATGGGAACATGTCCCTGAGATTCTACCCTTGATCCTCAAACTCAAGGCAGAAGGTTACCGCATCGCAAGCATCGAACAAACCGATGGCAGCGTATTCCTCCACGAATTCAAACCCAAGGAAGATGAAAAATGGGTGATCGTGATGGGCAACGAGGTGGATGGGGTTAATGCGGAGGTGGTTACCAACTCAGACGTGGCGGTCGAAATCCCTCAATTCGGGACCAAACACAGCCTGAATATCTCTGTCGCCACTGGCATTGTGCTCTATGCCCTTGTTTTAGGCAATCCCTGA
- a CDS encoding DUF4249 domain-containing protein, producing MKNFVKSRILMLLPLAAMLVACEQKIDLQLNDADPKIVIEGWITDQPGPYDFKVSRSSPYLGDGAESHVTGAQLILRDDLGNVDTLVETGPGWYQTTDFQGQREHNYFLDVTVEGQKYSATNYLPRINPLLGTGYEYNDTMVFGAGYYVGLLAQEPAGRGDFYQFRFTRNDTVFNSIADLLVSDDAFVDGQLSPFLFPYPNRLGDSIVVEVRAVSAKTYDFFVTLFQQGTGSGGPFASVPDNLATNFDNGAVGWFGAAAVVNDSLVIQ from the coding sequence ATGAAAAACTTCGTCAAATCCCGAATTTTGATGCTTTTGCCGTTGGCGGCAATGCTCGTCGCTTGCGAACAGAAGATCGACCTGCAGCTGAACGATGCCGATCCCAAAATCGTGATCGAAGGATGGATTACCGATCAGCCGGGCCCCTACGATTTTAAGGTTTCGCGGTCGAGTCCCTATTTGGGCGATGGTGCCGAATCTCACGTGACAGGTGCTCAATTGATCTTGCGCGATGATCTCGGAAATGTCGATACCTTGGTTGAAACAGGTCCCGGATGGTACCAAACCACAGATTTCCAGGGGCAACGCGAGCACAACTACTTCTTGGACGTCACGGTCGAAGGACAGAAGTATTCCGCAACCAATTACCTGCCGCGCATCAATCCATTGTTGGGAACGGGCTACGAATACAACGACACCATGGTGTTTGGTGCGGGCTATTACGTGGGCTTGCTGGCGCAGGAGCCCGCGGGGAGGGGCGACTTCTATCAATTTCGATTTACACGCAACGACACCGTTTTCAATTCGATTGCGGACCTGTTGGTGAGCGATGATGCCTTTGTCGATGGACAATTGTCACCGTTTCTGTTTCCGTATCCCAACCGGCTCGGCGATTCGATCGTCGTCGAGGTGCGGGCTGTTTCGGCAAAAACCTACGATTTTTTCGTTACCCTCTTTCAGCAAGGCACCGGCTCGGGCGGACCATTTGCCTCCGTTCCCGACAACCTCGCCACAAATTTTGACAATGGCGCTGTCGGATGGTTTGGTGCTGCGGCTGTGGTCAATGACTCCCTCGTGATCCAGTAA
- a CDS encoding TonB-dependent receptor produces the protein MILFFRKSAFVVLLLFLLSATAFSQTKHTLSGYVRDGGTGEDLASAQVLVPSAGTGAYTNTYGFFSLTLAEGEYDVVVRYLSYVPDTIHIQLNQDLSQNFELLEKSVEVQTVEITDKASADNVQGSDMSVETMNLKEIRKLPAFMGEVDVIRTIQLLPGVVSVGEGITGYYVRGGQSNQNLVLLDNATVYNASHLLGFFSVFNADALRDEYKLYKGGIPAQYGTRLSSVLDLHMKEGNNKEWHASGGLGAISSRLTIEGPLIKDRASFVVSGRRTYADIFLNLAKDPNLKATKLYFYDFNAKANLRISNKDRLFLSGYFGRDVFKFRNIFSNDWGNATGSLRWNHLFSDKLFSNTTLIMSDFFYGFEAETFTGDRFEFGSGIRDYALKNDITWFANPKNQLQFGIDATFHRVNPGIFEPLGESFLEPLNVSPDYALESAIYASNEQTVSDRLSLSYGLRWSQFAQLGPGEEYSYDSTYETRLDTTQYSSGEIVQLYHGLEPRFSARYLVGASNSIKASYMRTRQYLHLASNSTASFPWDIWIPSSRHIVPQIADQVAVGYFQNFLDNQLEGSLEIYYKDMRNQIDFKNGAELILNPTIETEILRGDGYAYGAEFMLRKTRGQLTGWVSYTLSKAMRQIAGINGGNPYPSNSNRLHDFHVVAGFQLSKRTNIGATWVYSSGRPVTFPVGGYRIDSNFVPLYGARNADQLPDYHRMDLSVTIDGKPKVDENKKRRLESSWNFTCYNAYGRRNAFSIDFREEQEDDPNNPGQQVTVRNAYKTYLFRWVPSITWNFKF, from the coding sequence ATGATCCTTTTCTTTCGAAAATCAGCTTTTGTGGTATTGCTGTTGTTCCTGCTGAGTGCGACAGCTTTTTCGCAGACCAAACACACTTTGAGCGGCTACGTCCGCGATGGCGGTACCGGCGAAGACCTTGCAAGCGCGCAGGTCCTCGTCCCAAGCGCTGGCACCGGCGCCTATACCAACACTTACGGCTTTTTCTCCTTGACCTTGGCGGAAGGCGAATACGATGTCGTGGTGCGGTACCTGAGCTACGTTCCCGATACCATTCATATTCAGCTCAATCAGGATCTTAGCCAGAATTTCGAGCTCCTTGAAAAGTCCGTCGAGGTGCAAACCGTGGAAATCACCGACAAGGCATCGGCTGACAATGTCCAAGGTTCGGATATGAGCGTGGAGACCATGAACCTGAAAGAGATACGGAAATTGCCGGCATTTATGGGCGAGGTGGATGTCATTCGCACGATCCAATTGCTGCCGGGAGTCGTTTCCGTCGGAGAAGGTATCACGGGTTATTATGTGCGTGGAGGTCAAAGCAATCAAAATTTGGTATTGCTCGACAATGCTACGGTCTACAATGCTTCGCATTTGCTCGGCTTCTTTTCGGTGTTTAATGCCGATGCCTTGCGCGACGAATATAAACTCTACAAGGGCGGAATCCCTGCGCAGTACGGAACGCGCCTCAGCAGCGTGCTCGACCTTCATATGAAAGAAGGCAACAACAAAGAATGGCATGCAAGCGGCGGACTCGGAGCGATTTCGAGCCGGCTTACGATTGAAGGGCCTTTGATCAAGGACCGTGCATCCTTCGTGGTTTCCGGACGCCGCACCTACGCGGACATTTTTTTGAACTTGGCCAAAGACCCTAACCTGAAGGCAACCAAGCTCTATTTCTATGACTTCAACGCCAAAGCCAACCTGCGTATTTCCAACAAGGACCGGCTTTTCCTATCCGGTTATTTCGGCAGGGACGTTTTCAAGTTCAGGAACATTTTCAGCAATGATTGGGGAAATGCAACCGGATCGCTACGTTGGAACCACCTTTTCAGCGACAAACTCTTCAGCAATACCACGCTGATCATGAGCGACTTTTTCTACGGATTCGAAGCAGAGACCTTTACAGGAGACCGATTCGAATTTGGTTCAGGAATCAGGGACTACGCGTTGAAAAACGACATCACTTGGTTTGCAAACCCCAAAAATCAGCTTCAATTCGGAATTGATGCCACGTTTCACCGGGTGAATCCCGGTATCTTCGAACCGCTCGGGGAGAGCTTTCTGGAGCCGCTGAATGTAAGTCCCGACTATGCTTTGGAATCGGCGATTTATGCGAGCAACGAACAAACCGTGAGCGACCGCTTGTCCCTTTCCTACGGCTTGCGATGGTCGCAATTCGCCCAATTGGGTCCTGGCGAGGAATACAGCTACGATTCGACTTACGAAACCCGTTTGGACACCACTCAGTACTCCTCAGGCGAGATCGTGCAGCTTTATCATGGTTTGGAGCCGCGTTTTTCCGCGCGTTATTTGGTCGGGGCAAGCAATTCGATCAAGGCCTCCTACATGCGCACACGGCAGTACCTTCATTTGGCGTCCAACAGCACCGCCTCCTTCCCTTGGGATATTTGGATTCCAAGCAGCCGGCACATCGTGCCGCAGATCGCCGACCAAGTTGCCGTGGGCTACTTCCAAAATTTCCTCGACAACCAATTGGAAGGATCCTTGGAGATTTATTACAAGGACATGCGCAATCAGATCGACTTCAAGAATGGTGCAGAATTGATCCTGAATCCGACGATTGAAACGGAGATTCTAAGAGGCGACGGATATGCCTACGGCGCTGAATTCATGCTGCGCAAGACGCGCGGACAATTGACCGGCTGGGTGAGCTACACCTTGAGCAAGGCCATGCGGCAAATCGCCGGCATCAACGGCGGAAACCCTTATCCGAGCAATAGCAACCGCTTGCATGACTTCCACGTGGTTGCCGGATTCCAACTCAGCAAGCGCACGAACATCGGCGCGACATGGGTTTATTCGAGTGGCCGGCCCGTCACATTCCCGGTCGGTGGCTACCGCATCGACAGCAACTTTGTGCCGCTTTACGGTGCCCGCAACGCCGATCAGTTGCCCGATTACCATCGCATGGATTTGTCCGTGACCATTGACGGCAAGCCCAAAGTCGATGAAAACAAAAAACGAAGACTGGAAAGCTCGTGGAATTTCACCTGCTACAATGCCTACGGCCGCCGAAATGCATTTTCGATCGATTTCAGGGAGGAGCAAGAAGACGATCCCAACAATCCGGGGCAGCAGGTCACCGTTCGCAACGCTTACAAAACCTACCTTTTCCGTTGGGTACCCTCGATCACCTGGAACTTCAAATTCTGA